The Microbacterium limosum genome contains a region encoding:
- a CDS encoding DUF2004 domain-containing protein → MAIEHDFFGLLESGPDGSIFWSENIEFGDQQVTVDLTAPDQEDVTPAALDIAAGMVATIEGIDRLARDAMLAQVDDRTSEVTEYILQQEASYGEDELQEILADVSGDIAVDVIRSLQLMSMTILADELGGGDPFAVLEYALDPDATDDVLLVNLASDGAVQSVTSAE, encoded by the coding sequence ATGGCGATCGAGCACGACTTCTTCGGACTCCTCGAGTCCGGACCCGACGGGTCGATCTTCTGGTCCGAGAACATCGAGTTCGGCGACCAGCAGGTCACCGTCGATCTGACGGCGCCCGATCAGGAGGACGTGACGCCCGCGGCACTCGACATCGCGGCCGGAATGGTCGCGACGATCGAGGGGATCGACCGGCTGGCGCGGGACGCCATGCTCGCGCAGGTCGATGACCGCACGAGCGAGGTGACGGAGTACATCCTGCAGCAGGAGGCGTCGTACGGGGAGGACGAGCTCCAGGAGATCCTCGCGGACGTGTCGGGCGACATCGCCGTCGACGTCATCCGCTCGCTGCAGCTGATGAGCATGACGATCCTCGCCGACGAGCTCGGCGGCGGGGACCCCTTCGCGGTGCTCGAGTACGCCCTCGACCCCGATGCGACCGACGACGTGCTCCTCGTGAATCTCGCCAGCGACGGAGCGGTTCAATCGGTCACCAGCGCCGAGTGA
- the smc gene encoding chromosome segregation protein SMC: protein MHLKSVTLKGFKSFAQPTTFALETGVTAIVGPNGSGKSNVVDALAWVMGEQGAKTLRGGKMEDVIFAGTSTRGPLGRAEVQLTIDNSDGALPIEYSEVTISRTLFRNGASEYAINGESCRLLDVQELLSDSGLGREMHVIVGQGRLDAVLQASPEDRRGFIEEAAGILKHRRRKEKTLRKLEAMESNLTRLSDLAGEIRRQLKPLGRQAEIAREAQSIAAVVRDAKARLLADEVVQLRRTLADHARAEHERHSERLVLQDRLEQVRARVAALEADPGGEGVDAARGVLFGLEQVQERLRSLFTLANQRLALLGGEDDAPAGVTVSEADIDEARREVSELSDGLTGAQDAAVAAGRAVAQARAELDALDTDIAAQSALVSEHDMRLTTLRGRAEAAASALAAVREAVQRQRGALDAALARRAEAQEAIEQLGTPPDGDDAAHAAEYERAGRAVSEAEAHVAGMRDRLHAAEREIDSLTAQTAALTRALTVRNAAAAIIDRGLTGVQGLVADGIQVRPGFEAAIAAVLGPVAEGLLVDERDSAFAVLAEAARADLGTVDVVVADAPVRHKPPAVEGLIAASDVVSGPDGVRGMLSGVFVADDLAAARSAWERMPLLTDAAPVTVVTRAGEVTTAQLIRGGAGGSPSRLALIAERDAADERLAEVRVIADSLREALGDAQAALATARRHAADALTALREHDAALAADAERRNKVTVRYEAAAAECERLEAGVAQSAGSVADAEAAVRRADSELEAAQELPRPILDASAREGMLAELEAAREGEMRARLDVETLRERIRAQESRVGGLVRQRETERKAAEDAARRAVVRRAQRESAGGVVAEVPRVLDSVERSVAQARLELARAEQDRAEHNAELKDLRGQEAGLRERLAGLTEGVHALELQIHEKKLHLNGVLDRVRSELAIDETILIAEYGPDQDVEVAGTDDDEPVTEPFDRDRQRRRLQDAERKLAQLGRVNPLALEEFAALEQRHAFLVDQLADLTKTRTDLMTIIEELDDRMQAIFHAAYEDTRTAFGEVFPILFPGGAGSISLTDPDNLLTTGIEVSVRPAGKKIERLSLLSGGERSLAAVAFLTAIFKARPSPFYILDEVEAALDDANLGRLLGVFEQLRASSQLIVITHQKRTMEVADALYGVSMRQDGVSAVVGQRVNERASA, encoded by the coding sequence ATGCACCTGAAGAGCGTGACGCTCAAGGGCTTCAAGTCGTTCGCGCAGCCGACGACGTTCGCGCTCGAGACGGGCGTCACGGCCATCGTCGGGCCCAACGGATCCGGCAAGTCCAACGTCGTGGACGCCCTGGCGTGGGTGATGGGCGAGCAAGGCGCGAAGACCCTCCGCGGCGGCAAGATGGAGGACGTCATCTTCGCGGGGACCTCGACCCGCGGCCCCCTCGGCCGCGCAGAAGTCCAGCTGACGATCGACAATTCCGACGGCGCGCTGCCGATCGAGTACTCCGAGGTCACGATCAGCCGGACCCTGTTCCGAAACGGCGCGAGCGAGTACGCGATCAATGGCGAGTCGTGCCGGCTGCTCGATGTGCAGGAGCTGCTCAGCGACTCCGGTCTCGGCCGTGAGATGCACGTCATCGTCGGGCAGGGCAGGCTCGACGCGGTGCTGCAGGCGTCTCCCGAGGATCGTCGCGGGTTCATCGAGGAGGCGGCCGGAATCCTCAAGCACCGGCGGCGCAAGGAGAAGACGCTGCGCAAGCTCGAGGCGATGGAGTCCAATCTCACGCGTCTCAGCGATCTCGCCGGCGAGATCCGGCGACAGCTCAAGCCGCTCGGGCGGCAGGCGGAGATCGCGCGGGAGGCGCAGTCGATCGCGGCGGTCGTGCGAGATGCGAAGGCCCGGCTGCTGGCCGACGAGGTCGTGCAGCTGCGGCGCACCCTCGCCGATCACGCGCGCGCCGAGCACGAGCGCCACTCGGAGCGGCTCGTCCTGCAGGACCGGCTCGAGCAGGTGCGCGCGCGGGTGGCCGCGCTGGAGGCGGACCCGGGCGGGGAGGGCGTGGATGCCGCACGCGGCGTGCTGTTCGGCCTCGAGCAGGTGCAGGAGCGGCTGCGGAGCCTCTTCACCCTCGCCAATCAGCGCCTCGCGCTGCTGGGCGGCGAAGACGACGCCCCCGCGGGGGTTACGGTCTCGGAGGCCGACATCGACGAGGCGCGCCGCGAGGTCTCCGAGCTCTCCGACGGGCTGACGGGAGCGCAGGACGCGGCCGTCGCCGCGGGACGGGCGGTGGCGCAGGCACGAGCCGAGCTCGACGCGCTCGACACCGACATCGCCGCGCAGAGTGCCCTGGTCTCGGAGCATGACATGCGGCTCACGACCCTGCGGGGCAGGGCCGAGGCAGCGGCATCCGCCCTCGCCGCCGTGCGAGAGGCGGTGCAGAGGCAGAGGGGGGCACTGGATGCGGCGCTGGCGCGACGCGCGGAGGCGCAGGAGGCGATCGAACAGCTCGGCACGCCTCCCGACGGCGACGACGCCGCGCACGCGGCCGAGTACGAACGCGCGGGCCGCGCCGTGTCCGAGGCCGAGGCGCACGTGGCCGGGATGCGTGATCGGCTCCACGCCGCGGAACGCGAGATCGACTCGCTGACCGCCCAGACGGCCGCACTCACGCGTGCGCTCACGGTGCGCAACGCGGCGGCCGCCATCATCGATCGCGGCCTGACGGGTGTGCAGGGGCTCGTGGCGGACGGGATCCAGGTGCGACCCGGCTTCGAGGCCGCCATCGCCGCCGTGCTCGGCCCCGTCGCCGAGGGCCTGCTCGTCGACGAGCGCGATTCCGCGTTCGCCGTTCTCGCAGAGGCCGCGCGCGCCGATCTCGGCACCGTCGACGTCGTCGTCGCGGATGCTCCCGTGCGCCACAAGCCGCCCGCCGTCGAGGGACTCATCGCCGCGAGCGACGTCGTCTCCGGCCCAGACGGTGTGCGGGGCATGCTCTCGGGCGTGTTCGTCGCCGACGACCTCGCGGCCGCGCGGAGCGCGTGGGAGCGGATGCCCCTCCTGACCGACGCCGCCCCGGTGACCGTCGTGACGCGCGCCGGGGAGGTGACCACCGCCCAGCTCATCCGCGGCGGGGCGGGGGGATCACCGTCCCGCCTGGCGCTCATCGCCGAGCGCGACGCGGCCGACGAACGTCTCGCGGAAGTCCGCGTCATCGCCGACTCGCTGCGCGAAGCGCTCGGCGATGCCCAGGCCGCGCTCGCGACCGCGCGCCGGCACGCGGCCGACGCGCTGACCGCGCTACGGGAGCACGACGCCGCGCTGGCGGCCGACGCCGAACGCCGGAACAAGGTCACCGTGCGCTACGAGGCCGCCGCGGCCGAATGCGAGCGCCTCGAAGCGGGCGTGGCCCAATCGGCGGGATCGGTCGCGGACGCCGAGGCGGCCGTGCGCCGCGCCGACTCCGAGCTCGAGGCGGCGCAGGAGCTGCCCCGCCCGATCCTCGACGCGTCGGCCCGCGAGGGCATGCTCGCAGAGCTCGAGGCGGCGCGCGAGGGGGAGATGCGGGCCCGGCTCGACGTGGAGACGCTGCGGGAGCGGATCCGTGCCCAGGAGTCCCGAGTGGGCGGTCTGGTCCGGCAGCGGGAGACGGAGCGCAAGGCCGCCGAGGACGCGGCTCGTCGCGCCGTGGTCCGGCGTGCGCAGCGCGAATCCGCCGGGGGAGTGGTCGCGGAGGTGCCGCGGGTGCTCGACTCCGTGGAACGCTCTGTCGCCCAGGCTCGCCTGGAGCTGGCCCGTGCCGAGCAGGATCGCGCCGAGCACAACGCCGAGTTGAAGGACCTGCGCGGTCAGGAAGCGGGGCTGCGCGAGCGGCTCGCCGGACTGACGGAGGGGGTTCACGCCCTCGAGCTCCAGATACACGAGAAGAAGCTCCACCTGAACGGTGTGCTCGATCGCGTCCGGTCGGAGTTGGCGATAGATGAAACGATTCTCATAGCGGAATATGGTCCGGACCAGGATGTAGAGGTTGCGGGTACCGACGATGACGAACCCGTCACCGAACCATTCGATCGCGATCGTCAGCGCCGTCGCCTGCAGGATGCCGAGCGCAAGCTCGCACAGCTCGGCCGGGTCAACCCGCTCGCGCTCGAAGAGTTCGCCGCCCTCGAGCAGCGGCACGCGTTCCTCGTCGATCAGCTCGCCGACCTCACGAAGACGCGCACCGACCTCATGACGATCATCGAAGAGCTCGACGATCGGATGCAGGCCATCTTCCATGCGGCCTACGAAGACACCCGCACGGCGTTCGGCGAGGTCTTCCCGATCCTCTTCCCGGGAGGGGCGGGCAGTATCTCGCTGACGGACCCCGACAACCTCCTGACGACGGGTATCGAGGTCTCCGTCCGCCCCGCGGGCAAGAAGATCGAACGGCTCTCACTGCTCTCGGGGGGGGAGCGATCGCTCGCGGCGGTGGCGTTCCTCACCGCCATATTCAAGGCGCGCCCGAGCCCGTTCTACATTCTCGACGAGGTCGAGGCGGCGCTCGACGACGCGAACCTCGGTCGGCTCCTCGGGGTGTTCGAGCAGCTGCGCGCCTCCAGTCAGCTCATCGTCATCACGCATCAGAAGCGCACGATGGAGGTCGCCGATGCCCTGTACGGGGTCTCGATGCGGCAGGACGGCGTCTCGGCGGTCGTGGGGCAGCGCGTGAACGAACGCGCCTCGGCCTAG
- the mutM gene encoding bifunctional DNA-formamidopyrimidine glycosylase/DNA-(apurinic or apyrimidinic site) lyase has protein sequence MPELPEVEVVRAGLAPAVTGATVAAVVVDDARALTRHAAGVADFCARLTGRRMLGAARRGKFLWFPLAPDGEGAPEAVLGHLGMSGQMLLRAAGADRERHERVRLSLDHPLHGELDLVFADQRTFGSLAVDALVPTDDGEPAGRGTLDPLLPAQARHIARDPLDPAFRDRAFVAAVSRTRSAIKRVLLDQGVVSGIGNIYADEALWSARLHPETPSDAISSRRAGRLLAEVRAVLERALAEGGTSFDAQYVNVNGQAGYFAHSLNAYGRGGRPCPRCGRPIERIAFTNRASHFCPRCQRMPEAG, from the coding sequence GTGCCTGAGCTCCCCGAGGTCGAGGTGGTGCGTGCGGGCCTCGCGCCCGCCGTCACCGGGGCGACGGTCGCGGCCGTCGTGGTCGACGACGCCCGCGCCCTGACCCGGCATGCGGCGGGCGTGGCCGACTTCTGCGCCCGTCTGACCGGCCGCCGAATGCTCGGCGCGGCCCGCCGCGGGAAGTTCCTCTGGTTCCCGCTCGCTCCCGACGGGGAGGGAGCGCCGGAGGCGGTGCTCGGTCATCTCGGGATGAGCGGACAGATGCTCCTGCGGGCGGCAGGGGCCGACCGCGAACGCCACGAACGCGTCCGACTGAGCCTGGACCACCCGCTGCACGGGGAGCTCGATCTCGTCTTCGCCGACCAGCGGACGTTCGGCTCCCTCGCCGTCGACGCGCTCGTCCCGACCGACGACGGCGAACCCGCGGGGCGGGGAACTCTCGACCCCCTCCTTCCGGCGCAGGCCCGCCACATCGCCCGCGACCCTCTCGACCCCGCTTTCCGCGATCGCGCATTCGTCGCGGCTGTGTCGCGCACGCGCTCCGCGATAAAGCGCGTGCTGCTCGATCAGGGCGTCGTGAGCGGCATCGGCAACATCTACGCGGACGAGGCCCTCTGGTCGGCCCGGCTGCACCCCGAGACGCCGTCCGACGCGATCTCCTCGCGTCGAGCCGGACGCCTGCTCGCGGAGGTGCGGGCCGTGCTGGAGCGGGCGCTCGCCGAAGGCGGCACGAGTTTCGACGCCCAGTACGTCAACGTCAACGGTCAGGCCGGGTACTTCGCCCACTCGCTGAACGCCTACGGTCGTGGCGGGCGGCCGTGCCCGCGGTGCGGCCGCCCGATCGAGCGCATCGCCTTCACCAACCGCGCCAGCCATTTCTGCCCGCGTTGCCAGCGGATGCCTGAGGCCGGCTGA
- a CDS encoding GNAT family N-acetyltransferase, with protein sequence MTSLPAGITIRPVTIPTRADDPDGADFRAMSGVRNAVYEEISGHTDHSMSAESLLPHYRDDPYEKRMTWLVLDDDEPVGRIGVDLPIERESTLAFVLVELRRAAWGRGIGGAALEMIERVAREHGRQTLQTWVEHPEAPGGRLHPPTGFGSVPAEDHAARFLARRGFALEQVERCSALDLRASWDRVRTLRDDALEAAVGYRVVSWTLPTPSEFTAGYAWMKSRMVTDAPSAALEYDDEVWDAARVATHDERYLEAGQTMLVTAAQHIATGELCAFNELVIAADRSEATHQEDTLVLSRHRGHRLGMLVKCEGLLAWRAIAPDSPRVLTYNAEENRPMLDINEAIGFAPIAYEGAWKKVLR encoded by the coding sequence ATGACATCCCTTCCCGCCGGCATCACCATCCGGCCCGTCACGATCCCCACCCGCGCCGACGATCCCGACGGCGCCGATTTCCGCGCGATGTCGGGCGTGCGCAACGCGGTGTATGAGGAGATCTCCGGGCATACCGACCATTCCATGAGCGCGGAGAGCCTCCTCCCGCACTACCGCGACGATCCGTACGAGAAGCGGATGACGTGGCTCGTCCTCGACGACGACGAGCCGGTCGGGCGCATCGGGGTGGATCTGCCGATCGAACGGGAATCGACCCTCGCGTTCGTCCTCGTCGAGCTGCGCCGCGCGGCGTGGGGGCGTGGCATCGGCGGCGCGGCTCTCGAGATGATCGAGCGGGTCGCGCGTGAGCACGGTCGGCAGACGCTGCAGACGTGGGTGGAGCATCCCGAAGCGCCCGGCGGGCGCCTGCACCCGCCGACCGGCTTCGGCTCGGTGCCGGCGGAGGACCACGCCGCGCGCTTCCTGGCCCGCCGGGGCTTCGCGCTCGAGCAGGTCGAGCGGTGCAGCGCCCTCGACCTGCGCGCGTCGTGGGATCGCGTGCGCACCCTGCGCGACGACGCGCTCGAGGCCGCCGTGGGCTACCGGGTCGTGTCGTGGACGCTGCCGACCCCGTCGGAGTTCACCGCCGGATACGCGTGGATGAAATCGCGCATGGTCACCGACGCCCCCTCGGCCGCCCTCGAATACGACGACGAGGTGTGGGATGCCGCTCGTGTCGCGACGCACGATGAGCGATACCTGGAGGCCGGGCAGACGATGCTCGTCACGGCCGCCCAGCACATCGCGACCGGTGAGCTGTGCGCCTTCAACGAGCTGGTCATCGCCGCCGACCGCTCCGAGGCGACGCATCAGGAGGACACGCTCGTGCTCTCCCGGCATCGTGGTCACCGCCTCGGGATGCTCGTGAAGTGCGAGGGGCTCCTCGCGTGGCGGGCGATCGCGCCTGATTCACCGCGCGTGCTGACCTACAACGCGGAGGAGAACCGCCCGATGCTCGACATCAACGAAGCGATCGGGTTCGCGCCGATCGCGTACGAAGGGGCGTGGAAGAAGGTGCTTCGCTGA
- the ftsY gene encoding signal recognition particle-docking protein FtsY: MAEKSWSLGRALRGMFVKPTIDETTWDDLETALIQADFGPDITERIVDELREKVERYRTTDPKDLQRMLRETLEEHFARFDTTLRLTERPAVVLMVGVNGVGKTTTIGKFAKFLQRYGRSVVVGAADTFRAAAVDQLATWADRGGAQIVRPQQEGQDPASVAYQTVDFAQRTGTEIVLIDTAGRLHTKGGLMDELGKVTRVVEKLAPISEVLLVLDATTGQNGVMQAEAFLQHAGVTGLVITKLDGSAKGGFVLAVQERTGIPVKLLGQGEGIGDLTGFTPHVFAAALVE, encoded by the coding sequence ATGGCGGAGAAGTCCTGGTCGCTCGGTCGCGCGCTGCGCGGCATGTTCGTCAAGCCGACGATCGATGAGACGACGTGGGACGACCTCGAGACCGCGTTGATCCAGGCCGACTTCGGGCCGGACATCACCGAGCGGATCGTCGACGAGCTGCGCGAGAAGGTCGAGCGCTATCGCACGACCGACCCCAAGGACCTCCAGCGAATGCTGCGCGAGACGCTCGAGGAGCATTTCGCGAGGTTCGACACGACGCTGCGGCTCACCGAGCGGCCCGCGGTGGTGCTGATGGTGGGCGTGAACGGCGTGGGGAAGACGACGACGATCGGGAAGTTCGCGAAGTTCCTGCAGCGGTACGGTCGCTCGGTCGTGGTCGGTGCCGCCGACACGTTCCGCGCCGCCGCCGTCGATCAGCTGGCGACGTGGGCGGACCGCGGAGGGGCGCAGATCGTGCGGCCCCAGCAGGAGGGGCAGGATCCGGCATCCGTCGCCTATCAGACGGTGGACTTCGCCCAGCGCACGGGAACCGAGATCGTGCTGATCGACACCGCCGGGCGCCTGCACACGAAGGGCGGCCTGATGGACGAGCTCGGCAAGGTGACCCGCGTCGTCGAGAAGCTCGCGCCCATCAGCGAGGTCCTGCTGGTGCTGGATGCGACGACCGGTCAGAACGGCGTCATGCAGGCGGAGGCCTTCCTGCAGCACGCGGGCGTCACGGGTCTGGTCATCACGAAGCTCGACGGCTCCGCGAAGGGCGGTTTCGTGCTCGCCGTTCAGGAGCGCACGGGCATCCCCGTCAAGCTTCTCGGTCAGGGTGAGGGCATCGGGGACCTGACCGGCTTCACGCCGCACGTCTTCGCCGCCGCGCTCGTGGAGTGA